The DNA region aagatggaaaatggaggagagaggggaaTGGGCTGTATTGAGGATATATAGGTATATATGTCTATGTGAATCCGTCGAACGCTCGAGAACTCGACGACCGGCGGAGGAGTGATCGGACATGTCCGCCTCCACTTCCAAAttcaccctcctccctgCCTTGCTCGCGCTGCTTTCGCCAAAATTCTTGTTTTGTTTGTCGTGTACACGTGTATCATCTATTCTCCATCGCATCCTTCAATTCTTCCACACATCATTTCTACCATGTCTGACGTAGCGTACATCAAGTCTCTTCTCGGTGTCCACCCCGACTTCCCCAAGAAGGTCAGTCGACTTtatttctcctttctttcccGCTACTTGCTCACTCTACCGCTGTCAACAGGGCATCACCttccttgacatcttccccatccttcgCGACCCTATCGCCTTTGAGACCCTCATTACTCATTTCGTGTCTCACATCTTCAACACCCACAAAGTGAAGCCCGATGTCATCGTGGGTCTTGATGCCCGAGGCTTCCTCCTCGGTCCCGTCATCGCTATGCGTTTGGGTGCTGCTTTTGTCCCTGTGAGAAAGGCCGGCAAGTTGCCTGGTTCTGTCGAGGTTGTAACGTATGAGAAGGAGTACGGAGTGGACCAGTTTGAGATGCAGTCTGATGCTGTTACCCCCGGACAAaaattca from Cryptococcus neoformans var. neoformans B-3501A chromosome 4, whole genome shotgun sequence includes:
- a CDS encoding hypothetical protein (Match to EST gb|CF190723.1|CF190723; HMMPfam hit to Pribosyltran, Phosphoribosyl transferase domain, score: 155.3, E(): 1.3e-43), encoding MSDVAYIKSLLGVHPDFPKKGITFLDIFPILRDPIAFETLITHFVSHIFNTHKVKPDVIVGLDARGFLLGPVIAMRLGAAFVPVRKAGKLPGSVEVVTYEKEYGVDQFEMQSDAVTPGQKFIIIDDLIATGGSAAAAGELVKKSGGETLEYLFIVGLPFLKGHEKLDAPVYSMIEAED